In Bufo gargarizans isolate SCDJY-AF-19 chromosome 6, ASM1485885v1, whole genome shotgun sequence, a single genomic region encodes these proteins:
- the LOC122941960 gene encoding tigger transposable element-derived protein 1-like — protein sequence MWSRGNRVLLNSSRGDGLLLLGTSDTDRGSCVGPGGGLQESRRGKQGARMSLLGKPLSYNSSQSCRRNVKYRRLHNYLCNVLERPQGWAFVYHVFVSDKNVQRKHGGKKKVQSSSKGDSKVVKKITIELKKEIIEKHDRGIRVTDLASEYKMAKSTISTILKNKAAIKGADVAKGVTMLTKQRTQVLEEVEKLLLVWLNEKQLAGDSVSEAMICEKARKLHSDLLQRSPSTSAASDEFKASRGWFEKFRRRSGIHSVIRHGEASSSDKAAAEAYKLEFAEFMKTEGYVPQQVFNCDETGLFWKKMPNRTYITQEEKALPGHKPMKDRLTLLLCANASADLKIKPLLVYHSQTPRAFREQNVNKARLPVMWRANAKAWVTRQLFMEWLHEVFAPTVRKYLSDNELPERCLLLMDNAPAHPPALVDDMDAEYDFIKVKFLPPNTTPLLQPMDQQVICNFKKLYTKALFTRCFNVTEETSLTLKEFWKKHFNVVHCINLIDKAWEEVTPRTLNSAWRKLWPECVAEREHDFDGSDAEVVQVIVSMGKSMGLDVDGADVEELVEEHREELTTEELSELHGEQQRALLEEHSTEEEEEREEVSSDAIKSIMQKWNECHDFFEKHHPNITVVNRVLNLMNDNVVSHFRRVMQRRKRQVTLDRFFRQTEPAARRQRREETPEGDPPDVLMEGDSPSKQ from the exons ATGTGGAGTCGGGGCAACAGGGTGCTGTTGAACTCCAGTAGAGGGGACGGGCTGCTTCTCCTGGGCACCAGTGACACTGACAGGGGCAGCTGTGTGGGACCAGGAGGGGGCTTGCAGGAGAGCCGCCGGGGGAAGCAGGGAGCTCGCATGAGCTTATTGGGGAAGCCGCTGTCGTACAACAGCAGCCAGAGCTGCCGGAGGAacgtgaagtaccggaggctgcataACTACCTGTGCAACGTGCTGGAGAGACCCCAGGGCTGGGCATTTGTCTACCACGTCTTTGTGA gtgacaagaATGTGCAGCGCAAGCATGGTGGCAAAAAGAAAGTGCAGAGCAGTAGTAAAGGTGACAGCAAGGTTGTGAAGAAAATAACCATTGAGCTGAAGAAGGAAATTATAGAAAAGCATGACCGTGGTATTCGTGTGACTGATCTGGCCTCGGAGTACAAGATGGCAAAGTCAACAATCTCGACTATTCTGAAAAACAAAGCCGCCATCAAAGGAGCTGATGTTGCAAAAGGAGTGACAATGTTAACCAAGCAGAGGACGCAAGTTCTGGAAGAGGTGGAAAAACTTTTGTTGGTGTGGTTGAATGAGAAACAGCTGGCAGGTGATAGCGTTAGTGAAGCTATGATCTGTGAGAAAGCCAGGAAATTGCACAGTGATTTACTGCAAAGAAGCCCCTCTACAAGTGCAGCAAGTGACGAATTTAAAGCCAGTAGGGGGTGGTTTGAAAAATTCCGCAGGAGAAGTGGCATCCACAGTGTGATTAGACATGGTGAGGCTTCCAGTTCTGACAAGGCCGCAGCAGAAGCCTACAAGTTAGAGTTTGCGGAATTCATGAAGACAGAAGGATACGTCCCTCAACAAGTGTTCAACTGTGATGAAACAGGgctcttctggaaaaaaatgcCGAACAGAACCTATATCACGCAGGAGGAAAAGGCACTACCAGGGCACAAGCCCATGAAGGACAGATTGACCCTTTTGCTGTGTGCCAACGCAAGTGCCGATCTAAAAATTAAACCACTACTGGTGTACCATTCTCAGACCCCTCGTGCATTTAGGGaacaaaatgtgaacaaggccagaCTGCCCGTCATGTGGAGAGCCAATGCCAAAGCTTGGGTCACAAGGCAATTGTTTATGGAATGGCTGCACGAGGTGTTTGCACCCACCGTCAGAAAATATCTTTCTGATAACGAGCTGCCTGAAAGGTGCCTTCTTCTGATGGACAATGCCCCGGCACACCCTCCAGCCTTGGTGGATGATATGGATGCAGAGTATGACTTCATCAAGGTAAAGTTCCTCCCCCCCAACACAACACCACTTCTGCAGCCCATGGACCAGCAAGTCATCTGCAACTTCAAGAAGCTGTACACAAAGGCGCTCTTCACTAGGTGTTTTAATGTCACTGAAGAGACGTCCTTGACTTTGAAAGAATTCTGGAAGAAACATTTCAATGTTGTCCACTGCATTAACCTCATTGACAAAGCCTGGGAAGAGGTCACTCCCCGAACCCTAAATTCAGCCTGGAGGAAACTGTGGCCAGAATGTGTCGCTGAACGTGAACATGACTTTGACGGGTCTGATGCAGAGGTAGTGCAGGTAATTGTGTCCATGGGCAAGAGTATGGGTCTGGACGTTGATGGTGCTGATGTGGAAGAGCTTGTTGAGGAACATAGGGAGGAGCTGACCACGGAAGAACTTTCTGAACTCCacggtgagcagcagagggcacttCTTGAGGAGCATTCCActgaggaagaagaagaaagggaGGAGGTTAGCAGTGATGCCATAAAATCCATTATGCAAAAATGGAATGAGTGCCATGATTTTTTTGAAAAGCACCACCCCAACATAACTGTCGTGAACAGAGTGCTTAATCTCATGAATGATAATGTGGTCTCTCATTTTCGGAGGGTTATGCAGCGCAGGAAGAGACAAGTGACATTGGACAGATTTTTCAGACAAACTGAGCCTGCAGCTaggagacaaaggagagaggaaaCCCCTGAAGGAGATCCCCCTGATGTCCTTATGGAGGGGGACTCTCCCTCCAAACAATAA